The window GGGCCCGTGGCGTCCCAAGGAGGGGATCCAGCGGGGGTCGGTCCTCGACATGCCGGTCGCCCCCGGTGATCCGCTGACCATCGGGCACGGGGCGACGCAGGACGCGCCGCGCATCGATCGCGCGAACGCCGCCACGATCATGAAGATCCCGGTCCTCCCCATTTCATACGAAGACGCGCAGCCGCTGCTCGCGGCCATGCAGGGGCCCGTGGCGCCCGAGGCCTGGCGCGGCGCGCTGCCGATCACCTACCGACTTGGTGGCGGCGGGCCTGCCCGTGTGCGCCTCGCGGTGGAACATGACTGGAAGCTCACCCCCGTCTACAACGTCGTGGCCACACTTCGCGGGGCAACGGCCCCGGATGAGTGGATCGTGCGCGGCAACCATATCGACGGTTGGGTGAATGGCGCGCAGGACCCGATCGCCGGGATGGCGGCGGAGCTGGAGGAGGCGCGCGCGATGGGCGAGCTGTACAAGCAGGGCTGGCGACCGAAGCGCACGATCGTGTACGCCGGGTGGGACGCCGAGGAGCCGGCGTTGCTCGGATCCACCGAGTGGGCGGAGCACCATCGCGACGAGTTGCGCCAGAAGGCCGTGGCCTACATCAACACAGATGGCAATGGCCGGGGGTACCTCGGCGCCGGCGGCTCACACTCCCTCGAACGCTTCATCAATGAAGTCGCCCGAGAGGTGGAAGACCCGGAGACCAAGCTCCCCGTCTGGAAGCGGCTCCAGGCGCAGGTGATTCGCAACGGGGGGCCCGTGCAGAAGCGCGAGGCGCGTGAGCGCTCCGACCTGCGCATCGGGGCCCTGGGCTCTGGCTCGGACTACACGCCGTTTATCCAGCACCTGGGGATCGCCTCGCTCAACCTCGGCTTTGGTGGGGAGGACGGGGGCGGCATCTATCACTCGGTGTACGACACCCCCCAGTGGTACGAGCGCTTCAGCGACACCGACTATGCCTACGGTCGAGCGCTCTCGCAGGTCACCGGCATCGCCGTCATGCGGTTGGCGAGCGCCGACGTGTTGCCGTACCAGTTCAACAACCTCGCGGAGACGATTCGCGGGTACGTCGCCGAGGTGAAGACCCTGCGCGACGAAGTGGCAGGGCGCGTGGCGGAGACCAACCGCATGGTGGATGAGGGCGTCTTTGTCGCCACGGAAGACCCCAAGGCGCCGCTCACGCACCCCGTGCGCGAGCCCCTGCCCCCGCACCTCAACTTTGCCCCGCTGGAGAATGCCGTCGATTCCCTGGCCCGCATGGCCGCGCGGTATGAGCGTGCGTTAGGCTCCGCCCTGCTGGGCAGCACGACGGCCCTGCAGCACACGCGCGCCAACGCCATGCTGCGCGATGTCGAGCGCGCCTTTACCTCCAACGAGGGGCTCCCGAAGCGCCCGTGGTATCGCCACCTGCTGTACGCCCCCGGGCTCTACACGGGATATGGCGTGAAGACGCTCCCCGGCGTTCGCGAGGCCATTGAACTGAAGGAATGGACGGCCGCCGAGCGCGAGGTCGCACGGCTCTCGCGGGCGATCGAGGCGGCGGCCGGGCAGATCGCGGCGATTTCCGCAACGCTGGAGGGACGATGAGGGAGCTTCCACAGATGAAGCACAGGCAGCACGAAAGCGGGGCAGCACGCGTCAGGGCTTGCTGGTCGCGTGCTCCCCGTGCTCCCCGTGCTGCTCGTGCCTCACGTGCCGCGCAGTGGTTGTGGCCCCTCCTCATCACCGCCGCCTGCACCCCACCCGCCACCCTCGGCGCCGCCCTCGACCGCGTGCCCTACGACGTGGTCATCGAGAACGCGAAGGTCGTGGACGGCACCGGCAATTCGTACTTCTACGGCGATGTAGGGCTGCGGGGCGATCGCATCGCCGCCGTGCGGCCGGCGGGCGCCCTGCGCACGGCCGTCGCGCGGGAGCGCGTGAGCGCCAACGGCAAGGTCGTGGCCCCGGGCTTCATCGACATCCAGGGACACAGCTGGGACGCGGTGCTGTGGCGCGATGGACGCGTGCCGTCGATGGTCACGCAGGGGGTCACGAGCCAAATCCTCGGTGAGGCCACCACACCGGCCCCCTCAAATGCAGCCTTCGAGGCCCTGGAAGGGATCGCGCAGATGACGCCGCGCCGCGCCGAGCTGCAGCGCTCGTTCAGGGGCCCCCGCGGCTTCGACACCTGGCTGCGCGCCATCGAGGCGAACGGGAACTCCATCAACGTCGGGTCGTACCTCGGGGCGACCACCGTGCGCGCCTATGCCATGGCGCAGGCACCGGGAATGCCCGATGCCGCCCGGCTCGACACGATGCGCGCCGTGGTGCGCAACGCCATGATGGACGGAGCGTTTGGCATCTCGTCCGCGCTCATCTACCCGCCGGGCGCCTACGCCTCGACCACCGAGTTGATCGAGATGGCGAAAGCCATGGCGCCGTTCCAGGGGAACTACATCACCCACATGCGCTCCGAAGACGACTCCCTCTTCGAGGCGATGGACGAGGCGTTCCGCATTGCCCGCGAGGGCGGCGTGGCACTCAACATCTACCACCTCAAGGCTTCGAACAAGCGCAACTGGCACAAGGCCCCGGGGATGATGGCGAAGATCGACTCCGCGCGCGCGACGGGGATGGATGTGGCCGGCACCATGTATCCCTACCCGTTCAGCGGGAACAACCTTGGCGAGTGCCTCCCCGATTGGACGTCGGAGAATGGCAAGCTCTGGGACAACCTGCGAGATGCCTCCTTGCGGGCGCGCATCGTCCGCGACATGACCGACATGAATGGCGCGCCGCTGTGCCAGCTGGAGGGCCCCTCGGCCTACATGGTCGCCAATTTCGGCAAGCCCCAGCACGCGAAGTACGAAGGGAAGTTCCTCAACGAGATCGCCGCGGATCTGGGCAAGCCCTGGGCCGAAGCCATCATCGAGTTGATGCTCGCCGAGGGGCGCGACCTGTCCAAGATCAACTTCACCATGTCCGAGGAGAACGTGCGGATGCAGCTCCGGTATCCGTTCGTAGTGATCGGCACCGACGCCGGGGGCGTTGATCCGGACAGCGCCCGAGGGGTTGTGCACCCGCGAGCCTACGGCACCTATCCGCGCATCCTCGGCCGTTACGTCCGCGAACAACGCCTGCTCACCCTTGAGGATGCCGTGCGTCGGATGTCCGGGGCCGTCGCCGCCCGGTTGAACCTTGGGGATCGCGGGCTGTTGCGCGAGGGGATGAAGGCCGATGTGGTCTTGTTTGATGAGAAGACCATCATTGACGTCGCAACCCCAGAGCGGCCGCACCAGCTGAGTCGCGGGGTCGAACAGGTGTGGGTAAATGGCGTGCGCGTGCTTCGCGACGCCCGCCACACGAACGCCAAGCCTGGCAAGACCCTTCGAGGCCCGGGCTGGACGGGCTAGTGGCCAGGCTGTCGGTCCCTGACTGCCCGGTCGCCCGCTCGCCCGCCGCGCGCAACGCGAGCGGCGGGTGAGCCGTGGCCCGGAGTTTGAACGCGTTCTCTCACGGGACTGCGAACGCACCCTCGATTCTCCCTCATTACCTTCCGGCAGCCCCTGCCATTCCCCTCCCCGAATGACCGACGCCAAGACCTGCCCGCAATGTGGCAAGCTCTATGGCGCTGACGACCGGTTCTGCACGGTTGACGGCGCGGCGCTGATCGCGTCGGCCGGAGCCTCCATCATCGGGACGGTGATCGCGGACCGTTTCCTGGTGCAGGAGAAGCTGGGCGAGGGCGGAATGGGCGAGGTCTACCTTGCCGAGCACGTGCGCATGAAGCGCAAGGTCGCGCTCAAGCTCATGCGCCCGTGGATGCTCGGCGATCCGGTCGCGGTCGGCCGCTTTCATCGGGAGGCCGAGAACGCGTCGCAGATTTCGCACCCCAACGTGGCGGCCGTCTACGACTTCGGAGAAACGGCCGAGCGCGTGGTCTACCTGGCCATGGAATACGTCGACGGCGAACCGCTGTCGCGTATCCTGCAGCGCGAGGGCTACCTGAATGTCGTGCGCACGGCGGAGATCGTGCGGCAGGTGGCGGAGGCACTCACCGCAGCCCATGGGATGGGCATCCTGCACCGTGACCTCAAGCCGGACAACGTCATGGTCGCCCGCTCCAAGCACGGCACCGACGTTGTGAAGCTCGTGGATTTCGGCATCGCCCGAGCGATGAACCGACAGACGCAGCAGTTCACGTCGACGGGGCTGGTCGTGGGCACCCCGGACTACATGAGTCCGGAGCAGCTCTCGGGCGATGAAATGGATGGCCGGAGTGACCTGTACGCCCTCGCCTTGATGGCGTACAAGATGCTCACCGGCGGTGGCGCTTATTCGGACAGCTCCAGCGGCGAGTCGTTGGTCTCTCGCCTGACGGGCAAGCCGAAGCGCCTCGCGACTCACCGGACCGGTGTGGTGTGGCCGGAAAGCCTGCAAGCGGCGTTTGATCGTGCCTTGGCTCCCGATCCCGAGCAGCGTCACGCCGACCCGATGGAATTTGTCGCCGAGCTGGACGCGGCCGTGATGCAGATGCCGCTCGGCGAGATCGAGCAATCGTACATGGTGGCCCTGTCCCAGCGACACCCGACGCCGGTGCGCGGCGGGCTCGCCCTGGAGGGGGCGACGCCACCTTCCGGGTTGAGTGCGGTGCCGGCGAAGACGCCCACGGTCGCGAGGCCGGCCGTACCGACCCCGACCGCCGCCACGGCGGTGATGGCGCCCATCGTCGCGGATCCACCGGCCACACCACCACCGCAGGCCGCGCGTGGTGGTGGAGCACCGCCCCGCCGGTCGCCCCTTCTGCCGATCGTTGGAGGGGCCGGCATCCTCGCCGCGGCGGGTTGGCTCTGGTTCCAGCGCGATCGTCCCCCGGTGCCGGCCGCGCCCCCGGCCATTGCGTCCACTGCCGCCCTGACCCCTCCGGCGGATTCGGTGGAGGTCGCCCCTGCCGCACCTGCGGCGTCGCCCGCGGTCACGATGGACAGCGTCGTCGGCGCAGCACGGCGCGCGACCGTGGCCGCGTGGCAGTCCGCCGGAAGTCGTCGCGGTGCCGCCGTCCTGCTGGACCGCGATGGCCTCGCCGTCACCGCGGCCTCCCTGGTGGGAACCGACAGCACGGTCGACGTCTTCCACGACGCGAACACGCGTATTCGTGTGCCCGTGTTGTCACTGGACCGGGCCACGGGGCTCGCCACCTTGCAGATCAACGTGAGGAAGTGCACGCGGTGTGCGCCCCTCTCGGTGGCGGCGGCATCTCCTGCGGTCGGCGACTCGGTGATCCTCCTTCCCGCGAGTGGCCGGGACGACGGCGAGCGCGTGGTGACCACCGTGGCGACCGTGACGCCGGCCCTCACCCTGGCGATCCTGCCGCGGTCGGCGAACGGGAGCGTGGTCGTGGCGCTTCGGTCGCACCAGGTCGTGGGGCTCGTCGATGGCAACCGTGTCGTGGCCCAGGGCGTCCTCGGTGAGGCGGTCACTCGCGCCCGGGGCGCGGTGGGTGGACGCACACCGCCGAGCGAGGTGATCCCCATCTGGCCGTCGCGGGCCGTCCCGCGCAGCGAGTTGTCGGATGCTGCCCTCAAGGCCGTGGACGCCAACATCGCGCAGTATCAGCTGACCCAGCGTGACGTCACCCTGCTGGCCATGACGCCGCTCGTTATGCAGCGCCGGCTGGATGAGGCGGCCAATCCCATGAACGTGAATGGCGCCCTCGACCCGATCGGGGCATGGACGTCATGGAAGGCCACGGTCGCGGAGCGGCGCGCGGTTGTCGTCCTGTACGCGTCGCACGCGAAGGCGACATTCCTCAAGTGGCCCCCAAAGCCGGAAAACTTCCGCAACGCCGAGGCGGCGACGGTGCGCCTCTTCCGTGGGGACTCCCTGGTTGCTCCGATCGAAACGGCGCGTATTCCCGCCCTGACGAGCAATGGCAAGAACGCCATTCCGACCGCGGCGCTTGCGTCGTACTCCGGACTCGACTTCCGTGCGGGCGCCGGCTGGCGCGTCGAGGTGGCGGACCCTCAGGGCAAGGTGTTGCTCAGCCAGCCTCTCCCGGTCGGGACCCTCGAGGCGATTCGGCGCGACCTCGCCTTCCTGTTTCGTTAGGCCAGGGCGTCCGCGGCCACGCGCGCGCATTCGGCGAGGACAGCACCCCCGACCAGGATCGCCTCGTCGTGCGCGTAGAAGCGCGGGTTGTGCGCGGCGATCCGTTCGCCGCCCGCCTCGCGCGCCCCGATCCGCAGGAAGCAGCCGGGAATCCGCTCCATGTAGAAGGCGAAGTCCTCGCCGCCCATGTTGGTGATCCCGAAGGGGACCACCGCCCCCGTGCCTAACGCGCGATCAGCTGCCGCGCGCGCCCACCCGGCTTCGCGCGCCGGATTCACGATGGGCGGCGTGCCCCGTTCCATGAGCGCGTTCACCTGCACGCCATGGGCTTCGCCGACGGCGGTCGCCAGGCGGGCGACCTCGTCCAGCAGGCGCTGGCGGGTGACCGGATCCATGGCGCGCAGCGTCCCCGTCATGGTCACCAACTCGGGAATGACGTTGGAAGCCACCCCGCCGTGGATGGACCCAACCGTGACCACGGCCGGCGCGGCGGGATCGAGCCGTCGCGCGACGATCGTCTGCAACGCGGTGACGATCGCGGCCGCGGCGACAATGGGGTCGGCCGACTCATGCGGCCGCGCGCCGTGCGCTCCGCGGCCGCGGACTTCGAGGGTGAACATGTCGGCCGACGCCGCGAGTGGTCCCGGCTCGGCAATGACCTCTCCCACGGCAAACCGGCGGTCGACATGGCCGCCGAAAATGGCGGCCACGCGGTCGAGTGCCCCGGCGTCCAACATCGCGCGTGCGCCCGTCCCAACTTCTTCGGCTGGCTGGAGGACGACCAGCACGTCCGAACGCGCTGGTCGGTCCAGCAACGACATGGCGGCCGCAATGGTCCAGGTCGCGTGGACGTCGTGCCCGCAGGCGTGCATCACACCGTCGCAGGTGGAGGGGTAGGGGAGGCCGGTCGCCTCGTGGATTGGAAGGGCGTCGATGTCCCCGCGGAGGGCGACGCGCGGTGCCGCCGGATCGGAGCCCGGCACCACGGCGGTCACCCCGGTTCCGGCCACACGGCGAATGTCGCGGGCCCCAAGCGAGTACAGCATCTCCTCGAGGCGCGCGGCCGTGCGATGTTCCTGCCACGAGAGCTCGGGATGGGCATGCAGGTCGCGGCGGAGGGCGTAGAGCGCATCGACCTGCGCCGCACTGAAGCACGCGCGAGCGTGCGTGATCGCAGGTAGTTCGTTTGACACGTGAATCCCCCTATGCGCCGTCCAGCCAATCGCCAATGTGGATCGGCTGCGTCTTCGCCTTCGGTGCCCCGTCGACCGTCTGCCGTCCAGTCCCTACGCCAGCGTCTCCACCCGCACCGTCAGGTCGTCGATCCGATCGCGGTCCACCGTGACGCCGATGCCCGGGCGGTCGAGCGGAACCCGCGTCGTGCCGTCGGGTCCCATCGTCCATTCCGGGGTGACCACGTCGCGGGCCCAGTACCGCGCACTTGGGCTGATGTCGCCCGGCTTCTTGAAGTTGGGCAGCGACGCGAGCGCGATGTTGTACGCACGGCCGATCCCGCTTTCCAGCATCCCGCCGCACCAGACCGGGAGCCCGTGTGATGCGCAGAAGTCGTGAATGGCGATGGAGGCTGTGAATCCACCGACGCGCCCTGGCTTGATGTTGATGATCCGGCCGCTACCGAGGGTCACCATGTCTTGCGCGCGCTCGAGGCAGGTAATGGACTCGTCGAGGCAGATCGGCGTCTTGAGCTGTTTCTGCAGCTCGGCATGGCGCACGATGTCGTCCCACGCCAAGGGCTGCTCGAACATCATCAGGTTGAGGTCGTCCATCGCAACAAACGTGTCGATGTCGTCGAGCGTGTACGCGTTGTTTGCGTCTGCCATTAAGGGCGCATCCGGGAACGCCTGGCGCGCGGCGCGCACGAAGTCGACGTCCTTCCCTGGGCCGATCTTGATCTTCACCTTGCGGTAGCCCTCGGCGAGGGCACCGCGCACCTTCTCGACGAGGGCCTCCGGTGAGGGCTGGATCCCCAGCGAGATCCCCACGTCCACCCTCTCGCGCGTTCCGCCGATAAGGCGGGCGAGGGGGATCCCCAGGCGCTCGGCCTCGACGCCCCACATCCCCATCTCGACGGCCGCCTTGGCCATGTTGTGCCCGCGAAAGCCGCGGTCGAGTTCCGCGTGGACCTCAGCCGGAGATCCAAATTTCCGCCCGATGATGCGCGGGGCGACCCAGCGGACGAGCATAGGCCAGCACGAGTCCACGACGTCCGGCAGGTAATTCGGTGCGTCATCGGCCACACATTCACCCCACGACGTCGCCCCGCTGGCGTCTTCCAGCTCAATCAGGACGATCCGGCGGGCGGACATCGTTCCCGAGGAAATCTGGAAGGGTTCCTTGAGCGGGAGCGTGATCTCGCGCAGGGTCAGGCGAACGATCTGCAGCATGGCAGTCAGGCCGGGGAGTGGGAGAGGACGTAGTAGGGCAGGGTGCCTTCGTGGGCGCGGACGAAGCGCGTGACGGCGTATCCTCGCGCCAGGAGGGGCACCACGGCGCGTCGCACCGCCAGCCGCCAGACGAGCGGCAAGTCGGCGCCATGCGCCCGAAGGGACTCGGCATCCGCCGGAACCTGAAGGCGCACGCTGGGCGCGCTGCCGGTGTCACGGACCATCGGACGGCCGTGGTCGTCGAGCGGATTCACGAGGGGGAGTGCCACATCACCTGCGGCCGGCAGGTCCGCGCCGCGCACGGGGTGGGAGGGGCGGGTCAGGTCCCACGCCGCGATGAATCGGTCGGTGGGGACGGCGCCGTGCAGGGTGCTCCCCGTGTTTGATCCGTACATATCCTCGGCGTAGTCACTTGCGCGCGCGCCAAGCTTGTTGAGGTTGAGGTGCGCGTTGCGGGCGACCAACGGGTCAAAGGTCCAGTACATGACCTGGACGCCGAGGGCCACGCACCGCTCACGCTGGTACTGCTTGAGCAACTCGCCGATGTGATGGCCGCGGGCATCTTCTCGCACCGCCAGCATGTCGGACCAATGCGCCAGACGTCCGTCCCGGATCCCGGTCATCCCGAAGACAAAACCGAGCATCCGGCCGTCCGCGTCGAACGCGCCGGCGGTCACGCCCCCGATCTTCTGGCTGACCCGCAGGATGGCGCTGGGCACCCGCTCGGAGAAACCCTCACCCCAAGTGGCCTCCTGGAGGGCGACACACGCCTGATACTCCTCGAGCGTCGCCAGCTCGCGGATGGTGATCGGGGGAGTGGAGGCCATGAGAACGGGTTGGGCTTGCGGCGGGTCCTGAAAGCTGTAGATCAGTGCAGGACCGTTTTGTATACAAATCCAACGTAAGACTGGCAGGAGAAAGGGACATGCGCAAGGTCGTACTTGTGGGAGGGCTCCTCGGAGGGGTCGGTCTGCTTGCCTCCTGCACCGGCCGTGAGCCGGCACCGGGGGCAGCGCGCCCCTACGATGTCGTGCTGCTCGGCGGGCGCGTGGTCGACGGGACTGGCGCCGGGTGGTTTCTGGGTGACGTGGCGATTGCGGGCGACCGCATCGCGCGCATCACACCCGCCGGCATGCTGAAGGATGCCCCGGCTGCCACCAGGGTCGACGCCACCGGGCAGGTGATCGCCCCGGGGTTCATCGACATCCAGAGCCATTCGCGCGACCAGTTCCTCCTCGGGGATGGCCGGGTGGTCTCCAAGATCAGCCAGGGAATCACGACGGAGATCATGGGGGAGGGCTGGACAAATGCTCCAGCCAACGACCAGACCATCGCGATGCTGTCCGGGGTCGATCCCGCCAACGCGCCGGATTCGATCGCGCGCCGATTCACGGGTGCACGGGGATTCGATGCCTGGCTGACCGCGATGCACTCCCATGGGGTGTCGCCGAACATCGGTTCCTTCATCGGCGCCACGACGCTGCGCGGCTTCGCGAAAGGCTCGGCCGAGGGGGCCCCGAGCCCTGCCGAGCTGGACTCGATGCGCGCGGCAACGCGGCGCGCCATGGAAGATGGGGCGTTTGGCGTGGCCAGTGCGTTGATCTATCCGCCCGGTCGGTTTGCCGGGACGGAGGAGTTGGTGGAGATCGCGAAGGCGATGGCCCCGTATGGTGGTGTGTACATCTCCCACATGCGCTCCGAGGCCGACGAGTACCTCGAGGCGATCGATGAGCTGCTGCGGATCGGCCGCGAGGGCGGCGTGGCGACCGAGATCTACCATCTCAAGGCCGGCGGCATTCGCAACTGGCCCAAGGCCCAGCTCGCGGTGGCCAAGATTGACTCGGCGCGTGCCGCCGGTCAGGACGTGCAGGCGAACATGTATCCGTACGTCGCCGGCGGGACCGGTCTCGCGGCGTGCACGCCGCCCTGGGCGTCGGCAGACGACAAGCTCCTCGCGAACCTGAAGGACCCGGCGACCCGCGCAAGGATCGTCGCCGAGATGCGCCAGACCAAGACCTCGTGGGAGAACCTCTGCCAGCTGGCGACGCCGTCGGGGGTGATGGTGGTCGGCTTCGCCAAGGACGAACTCAAGGGGTACGAAGGCAAGCGGATCGGCGAAGTCGCCGCCGCAATGAAGAAGGACTGGGCCGATGCGGTGGTCGACCTGGTCCTGGCGACAGACGGTGCGGTCGGTATGCTGGTGTTCATGATGAGCGAACCCAACGTCGAAATGCAGCTACGCCAACCCTGGATGAAGATCGGGACCGACGCCGATGGCGTGGATCCCGACTCTGTGAAGTCCATGACCCATCCGCGCACCTATGGGACCTACCCGCGCATCCTCGGTTACTACGTGCGCGAGCGGGGGGTCATGGGGCTCGAGGAGGCGGTGCGAAAGATGTCGAGCGCGGTCGCCACTCGCCTGTCGATCCGGGACCGCGGGGTCCTGCGCGAGGGGATGATGGCGGATGTGGTCGTGTTCGATCCGGCGACCATCATCGATCGGGCCACATTCACGCAGCCGCACCAACTGTCGGAGGGAGTGCAGAAGGTGTATGTGAATGGCGTCCTGGTCTGGGATGCCGGCAAGCACACCGGCGCGAAACCCGGGCGCATCGTGCGTGGCCCGGGCTGGACGGGGTGGGCCAAGTGACGCACACCGCGCGGCTCAAGGCGCGGCGCAACGCGCGTCCGGAACAGGTCTACCAGAAGCTCCGCTCCTTGATCGTGCGCGGGCAGCTGGCCCCGGGCCAGCGCATCGTCGAAACCGACGTGGCGGCGCGGTTGGGGGTGAGCCGGACGCCTGTGCGTGGGGCGTTGCAGCGCCTCGGTCAGGAGGGATACATCGTCGAGTCACCCCGCCTGCGGCAGTCCCGACCCACCGTGGCCCCGATGACGCGCGAGGATGCCCGCGAGTTGTTCCATATTGTCGCGGAAGTCGAGGGGCTGGCCGCCCGATTTGCGGCGGCGATGCCTCTTGTGGCGCGCACCGCGTTGACGAAGGAGCTGACCCGAATCAACGATGAGTTCCGTCGGGCGTCGCGGCCCCGCGATCATGACCACGACCGGGTGTGGGAACTCGACGAGCTGTTCCATCGACGCTACGTCGAGGCCGCGGCGGGGCCGCGTCTCATCGCCTTGCATGACGTGGTCAAGCCACAGGCTGAGCGGTATGAACGACTGTACGTGAGCCTGCTGCACGCGGACCTCGCGGTGTCCGCCACGGAACACGCCGCGATCGCCCGCGCGATTCGTAGCGGGGACGCGGATGCGGCCCAGGCATCGGTGCAGCGCAACTGGCGAAACGCTGCCGACCGTTTGGGTGCCGTGATCGAGACCGTCGGCGAGCGTGGCGCATGGTAGGCGACCTCTGGAACGGGCGGCCGGACGAAGGCGCGCAACCAACGGGACCGGAGGGAAGCATGCGGCGCGATGGATGGCGACGGTCGGCGGCATGGGCCCTCGTCCTCGTGGGCAGCCTCGCGGCCGTGGCGGGGTCCCAGGAACGGGCGCGCGATCGGCGGCGGTATATCGCTCCCGGACAAACGACATCCGATGACCCGCGTCGCATCCCCGTGCCAGCCACCCCGCGTGGCCCGGTGGGTGTCACGGTGCTTCGGGGCGGGCGGGTGTTCGATGGCACCGGGTCGCCAGCGCGCGCGGCGACGGTGATCCTGGAACGCAACCGTATTGCCCGGATCGTCGCTCCATCCGTCCAGGACTGGCCGCGTGATGCGCGGGTAATTGATGTGACTGGCAAGACGGTGCTCCCGGGGCTGATCGACCTGCACACGCACCTGAGCTACATCGAGCCGCCGCTCTCGACGGTTGAAGATGTCGCTGACCAGGACGCCGCCCTGCGGGCCGCCGAACGGCTGCGGTACTTCGTGCAGAGTGGGATCACCAGCGTGCGCGACGTCGCCAGCATCGGCAACGTGCCGTTTGTCGTGAAGCGATGGGTGGACCGGAACGCCATCCCCGGCCCTCGCGTCTTTGCTGCCGGCCAGCTCATCACGGCCCGCGGTGGGCACGGCGCCGACGGGCGGGAACTGAAGCTTGATGCCGCCGTCATCGAGCGCACGGGGGCTGACGAGTGGCGCCTGGCCGTCCGGGACCTGTTCGCCCGTGGCGCCGACGTCATCAAGGTCGCATCGCACTTCTCGCGCGAGGAAGTGAAGGCGGCGGTAGACGAAGCGCACGCCCTCGGGCTCAAGGTCACCTGCGACTGCGAGACCTTCTACATCCAGTGGGCGGTCGAGGCGGGAGTCGACATGATCGAGCACCCACTGCCGCGCAGCGACGAAACGATTCGCCTGATGGCCGAGAAGGGGACCGAGGCGGACCCCACCGTGTACGTCTATACCTACTTCTTCGGCCGGTTTGGCGGCGGGTACTTCGGAAGCACCTCGCGGCGGTTCCACTTTG is drawn from Gemmatimonadota bacterium and contains these coding sequences:
- a CDS encoding M28 family peptidase — encoded protein: MLSVPTRLAIVALLALPLQPPAGIRGFAPDAARQQREWEGRFKAIPDAARQRDYLRRLSARPHHVGSPYQKENSEYMRDLFRSWGWDADLAVYHVLFPTPRTRRLELVAPTKYVARLDEPVLKEDPATNYKSEQLPGYNAFSGDGDVTGPLVYVNYGVPADYEELARRGISVKGAIVIARYGGSWRGIKPKVAFENGAIGCIIFSDPKDDGYAQGDVYPKGPWRPKEGIQRGSVLDMPVAPGDPLTIGHGATQDAPRIDRANAATIMKIPVLPISYEDAQPLLAAMQGPVAPEAWRGALPITYRLGGGGPARVRLAVEHDWKLTPVYNVVATLRGATAPDEWIVRGNHIDGWVNGAQDPIAGMAAELEEARAMGELYKQGWRPKRTIVYAGWDAEEPALLGSTEWAEHHRDELRQKAVAYINTDGNGRGYLGAGGSHSLERFINEVAREVEDPETKLPVWKRLQAQVIRNGGPVQKREARERSDLRIGALGSGSDYTPFIQHLGIASLNLGFGGEDGGGIYHSVYDTPQWYERFSDTDYAYGRALSQVTGIAVMRLASADVLPYQFNNLAETIRGYVAEVKTLRDEVAGRVAETNRMVDEGVFVATEDPKAPLTHPVREPLPPHLNFAPLENAVDSLARMAARYERALGSALLGSTTALQHTRANAMLRDVERAFTSNEGLPKRPWYRHLLYAPGLYTGYGVKTLPGVREAIELKEWTAAEREVARLSRAIEAAAGQIAAISATLEGR
- a CDS encoding D-aminoacylase, with the translated sequence MPYDVVIENAKVVDGTGNSYFYGDVGLRGDRIAAVRPAGALRTAVARERVSANGKVVAPGFIDIQGHSWDAVLWRDGRVPSMVTQGVTSQILGEATTPAPSNAAFEALEGIAQMTPRRAELQRSFRGPRGFDTWLRAIEANGNSINVGSYLGATTVRAYAMAQAPGMPDAARLDTMRAVVRNAMMDGAFGISSALIYPPGAYASTTELIEMAKAMAPFQGNYITHMRSEDDSLFEAMDEAFRIAREGGVALNIYHLKASNKRNWHKAPGMMAKIDSARATGMDVAGTMYPYPFSGNNLGECLPDWTSENGKLWDNLRDASLRARIVRDMTDMNGAPLCQLEGPSAYMVANFGKPQHAKYEGKFLNEIAADLGKPWAEAIIELMLAEGRDLSKINFTMSEENVRMQLRYPFVVIGTDAGGVDPDSARGVVHPRAYGTYPRILGRYVREQRLLTLEDAVRRMSGAVAARLNLGDRGLLREGMKADVVLFDEKTIIDVATPERPHQLSRGVEQVWVNGVRVLRDARHTNAKPGKTLRGPGWTG
- a CDS encoding serine/threonine protein kinase, translated to MTDAKTCPQCGKLYGADDRFCTVDGAALIASAGASIIGTVIADRFLVQEKLGEGGMGEVYLAEHVRMKRKVALKLMRPWMLGDPVAVGRFHREAENASQISHPNVAAVYDFGETAERVVYLAMEYVDGEPLSRILQREGYLNVVRTAEIVRQVAEALTAAHGMGILHRDLKPDNVMVARSKHGTDVVKLVDFGIARAMNRQTQQFTSTGLVVGTPDYMSPEQLSGDEMDGRSDLYALALMAYKMLTGGGAYSDSSSGESLVSRLTGKPKRLATHRTGVVWPESLQAAFDRALAPDPEQRHADPMEFVAELDAAVMQMPLGEIEQSYMVALSQRHPTPVRGGLALEGATPPSGLSAVPAKTPTVARPAVPTPTAATAVMAPIVADPPATPPPQAARGGGAPPRRSPLLPIVGGAGILAAAGWLWFQRDRPPVPAAPPAIASTAALTPPADSVEVAPAAPAASPAVTMDSVVGAARRATVAAWQSAGSRRGAAVLLDRDGLAVTAASLVGTDSTVDVFHDANTRIRVPVLSLDRATGLATLQINVRKCTRCAPLSVAAASPAVGDSVILLPASGRDDGERVVTTVATVTPALTLAILPRSANGSVVVALRSHQVVGLVDGNRVVAQGVLGEAVTRARGAVGGRTPPSEVIPIWPSRAVPRSELSDAALKAVDANIAQYQLTQRDVTLLAMTPLVMQRRLDEAANPMNVNGALDPIGAWTSWKATVAERRAVVVLYASHAKATFLKWPPKPENFRNAEAATVRLFRGDSLVAPIETARIPALTSNGKNAIPTAALASYSGLDFRAGAGWRVEVADPQGKVLLSQPLPVGTLEAIRRDLAFLFR
- a CDS encoding amidohydrolase is translated as MSNELPAITHARACFSAAQVDALYALRRDLHAHPELSWQEHRTAARLEEMLYSLGARDIRRVAGTGVTAVVPGSDPAAPRVALRGDIDALPIHEATGLPYPSTCDGVMHACGHDVHATWTIAAAMSLLDRPARSDVLVVLQPAEEVGTGARAMLDAGALDRVAAIFGGHVDRRFAVGEVIAEPGPLAASADMFTLEVRGRGAHGARPHESADPIVAAAAIVTALQTIVARRLDPAAPAVVTVGSIHGGVASNVIPELVTMTGTLRAMDPVTRQRLLDEVARLATAVGEAHGVQVNALMERGTPPIVNPAREAGWARAAADRALGTGAVVPFGITNMGGEDFAFYMERIPGCFLRIGAREAGGERIAAHNPRFYAHDEAILVGGAVLAECARVAADALA
- the menC gene encoding o-succinylbenzoate synthase; the encoded protein is MLQIVRLTLREITLPLKEPFQISSGTMSARRIVLIELEDASGATSWGECVADDAPNYLPDVVDSCWPMLVRWVAPRIIGRKFGSPAEVHAELDRGFRGHNMAKAAVEMGMWGVEAERLGIPLARLIGGTRERVDVGISLGIQPSPEALVEKVRGALAEGYRKVKIKIGPGKDVDFVRAARQAFPDAPLMADANNAYTLDDIDTFVAMDDLNLMMFEQPLAWDDIVRHAELQKQLKTPICLDESITCLERAQDMVTLGSGRIINIKPGRVGGFTASIAIHDFCASHGLPVWCGGMLESGIGRAYNIALASLPNFKKPGDISPSARYWARDVVTPEWTMGPDGTTRVPLDRPGIGVTVDRDRIDDLTVRVETLA